The genomic DNA AAGCAAAAACGCGACCATGTACCACCGCGACATATGCGCCAACGGAAAATACTCTCCATCCTCATCGGTCCCGTAACTCTTGCGTCGATGGTGATCAATATGCGGCAGATACACAAATGACGGTATCAGAAATGGCACGCCACAAAGCGAATTCCAGACCTGCCGGAAGTAAGGTATTTTATCACCGAAGTGCGCCAGTTCGTGAATGAACATCGCACACCGCATGTACAGGATTACACAAACCGGAAACAGAATCGCTTGAACCAAATAGGCGCGGCTCGGATCCTCGGGCAGGATCTCATGCATGTAACGCATCGTCATGAACAACACGTGAGCGATCAGGATGCAGGGCAGAAAATCAAGCCAGTAGATGATCGGCTTGGGGCGTCCTAGATCGCGGATCAAATGCCGTGCCTCGGAGAACTTGAAGCCCGATTCATCCTGTGTGTAACCTGCCGAATCATCGTCGACAAAATCTTGTTTGTTCGTGTGATTCGTTGCCATCGTCGGCCTCCGATACGACCTAAAAGAAGCTCAATCCATCCATTCCTTTTGGATTGTAGTTGCCTATACCAAAGTGTGTAGCCAAACCGAATGTGGATTGGCAGAAAAAACGAGGGGGCCTATGACAATCGCCACAACACTTACGACGCATGCTCGCGTCGCCGCTGCGATGAACGTTCGGGAAGTCCTACCGCAACGAGGGATCACCTTGGTCACGATGCGGACTGCGTAGCGAAGTTCAAATTATGATGAAGGCTTGGCCGGCGGTGTCGCGTCGGGGGTGGTTTTCGGAGAGGCTTCATTTTCCGAAGCCTCGGACTTTTCGATCACGCCAAACATGTGACCCCCATGCTGATCGTGCGACCACGTGCCGGCATAGCGTCCTTTGTTGATCACGATCTTTGCCGAAAACGTTCCCATCCCCGGGATCGTGAAATCATCCAACGAGATCATCGGCGTCTCCCCTGCCCAGACGATCGGAATCGGCAATGGAACCTCCACGTCTTTGTCACCATATTTGATTCGAGCGGTGATCATGAAGAGATCGCCCCCAGGAATCTTCTCCACGGTTTTCAGTGTGTACTCTTCCTTGGGCATCTTGTCGTCGGCCTTCCCGATCACGGTAAACTGGCCGATAAACTTGGAACCGCTCAAGTAGGCCGCTAATTTCTGATCGCGCTCGGAAATCTCCGAGGCAACCTCTTGAGCAACCAACGACGTTGATACGAGAGATACCAATAGACAAACCAACAGCGTTCTCATCACACGAAACTCCTTGGGGACAAAAAACACTGGCTATAGGTACATACCTAAATAGCCTTCGGCGGCGTCGCTTTCCGCCTGAATCTGTTCGATCCGCTGCGCCGCTTTGGAGAGGTCGCCGGCTTGAATGTAACGATCGAATTCGACCACCAGCGCGTGCCGCACCGATTCGGCCAACCAACGCATCACCGCTTCGTTCAACCAGTCGCAGGTTTCCCCATCGGGCTGGACATCTAAATGGCAGCTGATCGTTGCGGTGTCGGTCGCGTTGGTAAACACCGTTCCTTCGAATTTGAACTGCACCATGCCATGGCTGGGATCGTTCGTGAAATGGAACGTGCAACGGGCGTTGTGGAGATAGTAGGTGTTCATCACCCCATGCTCTTGAATCGCTTGTTTGACCCGCAACACAAACGCTTCGAATCGCGGCGACGCATCCAAGGGAACGTCGACACGCTGGACCGTCCGCAGCGGCAGGCAATCAAATTCGATCTCGACCCAGCGCGGTGGTGTCTGTTGCGTATCATCCATGTTGAACCTCCGTAACGTGCTTTCCTATCGCATTCCGAGAGACAACCACCCCTGTTGAGCTGAGATCTCTTGAACGCGGATTCCGCTTTCAGGCAATTGTTTTACGGGCACCCGGACCGGTTTGTCCAGCAATTGCTTTGGCAACGAGCGATCAAACACACGCTCCATCTTCTTGCGCGTGGCGATCTGCCCAATCGACAGCCTCTGGGTGCCAGGAAAGTCGATTTCGACATCCCCCTGTCGTTGTAACACATACCCATGTCCCACCACAAACGTTGGCAGATACTCTGCCCGCACGCGGATCGGCATTTTCAGCGATTGATCCCCTTGCTGAAATCGTGTCCCCCGCATCCCGATCCAAACCTTACCGTCTCGGGCTTCAAAGATGATCGGCCGCGTGCGGGAAAAGGTGATGACCGGTGGTTCGGACTCTTCGGAATCGTCTCCAACGGTCTCCGGATTGTCAAAGTCCAGCTCGGGCATCAATGATTTTCCCAGCTGCTGCAATTGCGTTCCGGACATCGTGCGGCCCGCCAGGATTTGTGTCATCACGTTGTTGATCAGCGATTCGTGAATTTGGATCGACAAATCATGCGAACCGGCAACCGACGGCGGAGGGACTGCGGCGGCGAGGTCTTGATCGGTTTGTTGGCGTAGCGTCGTCAACAGATAGCGACTTTCGGAGCTCCAGAGACGCGAGGGTTCCTCGACACCCAAGCGTCCCAAGACGGCCATCAGATCGCGGACGGGAGTCGATTTGCCATCGCCAAGCGGTTCGTTTTCGTCGGTTTGGCGATCAAAGTTCTTCGCGACGCGACGCTCCAAGCGACGGCTCCCTTCCGCGTTTGCGGCTCCCTTCTGCTCCTGTGCCTTCTTCATCGCGATCTTGCGGACGATCTTCAGCGGGTGATTGACGCGTTGGATTTTCGATGACAAGCGAGCGCTGGCAACGGCGGGCTCCGAACGCATGCCCGCATCATCCAAGTACAACACCTTCGTCGCCGTGACATGACCGTATCCCAAAGCATCGACGGTCACCGGCTTTCGATAGCCACGATTCTGGCTGGTCAGATCGCCGTTAAGAATCAATTGAATCTTCGCGACGCCATCGGACGGCAGCAACGTCGTGGTCACCGTGCCGCGAAGCGTCGCCTGCCCACGAACAAAAGTTCCCAGCAGGCATTCGTTAATCGCTGTCGGTTCGTTGAAAGGTCGGGTGGCGATCCGCGAAATCAGACTACCACCGATGCCAACGCGCAGATTCGCGTGGCGGAATCGGCCGCGAAGGTCCGCGACCAACAAAGGTGCCTGGCCGGTCTCGATCAACAACCGTGTCAGTTCATCCAATTGGTAGAACGCTTCGGCCGCCGTCGTTTCGTCGGCATCCCGCAAGGCCTTCGCTGTCTCTCGCATCTGAACCCGAACATATTCGATCGACCGCGCTGGATCGCGATGACGCAACATCGCGTCCAAGTTCCGCACGGCGGTTCGCAAGGCTGGAATCTGCGCCTTTTCCAATCCCGGATAATTGATCGTCAATCGCAATCGCATATCCCCCAAGGCCTTGTCCAATTGGGCCATCGCCAACATCTGACGCTTCGCTTCGTCGCGCGACGTCGGTGGTTGCTTCCATTGAGCCGACGCAGCCAACGCTTCGGACAATTCCGAAAGCTTCAAGTAACCAAGCCAAGCGGCGGCGTTGGCCGGATCGTTCCCTTTCCCCAGTTCCTGTTCGACCGTAGCGATCGCCGTTTGCGTGCGAACGACAAAGTCCTCCAACGAAGGAACGGCGGCCACATCCAGCTGCGCTGCGGCGCCATCGATCCGATCGGCAAAGTATTCGCTATCCCCACGGGACAACTGGCCGAGACAACAGGCGGCTTGCAGCAAAAACGCCACGAAGAGAACGACAGCGGGGAAGCGGCGAATTCCGCTTGAGCCAAGGTGAGTGATCAAGAGAGTACTTCGGAGTTACTTGTGGGAGATCGAAGCCAAGATTTGCTAAGGTAGAGCAGCTGGGCAAAATATGCAATTCCGCGAGCACGACTTTCCCGCCAACACATTCCCCCCAAACCCCCAATTCTACTTGCACCGGCTGGCGTCGGCAGCCTTCTGCCCCTGGAAACCGAAATTTCGTATGCTTTCCCAGCCAGATCGTGCCTCGATGCGCCATCGTTTCGGGGTCATAACGCGACCAACCGCGTCGGCAGACTGATTTCGCTCTCCCCACGACAGACCAGGGCCCCCGCACCATGAAAGTCTTTATTACCCGTCAGATTCCCGCCGCGGGACTCGATCGAATTTCCAGCGTTTGCGATTGCGACGTCTGGCCCGAACGCATGCCCCCATCGCGCGATCAATTGCAACAACGCGCCGCCGGATGCGACGGAGTGCTGACGCTCTTAAGCGACCGGATCGACGCGGAATTCTTCGATGCCGTCGGGCCGCAATTGAAAGTCGTCAGCAATTTTGCGGTCGGATACAACAACATCGATGTCGCCGAAGCGACGCGCCGCGGGATCGCCGTTGGCAACACGCCCGGCGTGCTGACCGAAGCGACGGCAGACATCGCCGTGGGCCTGTTGTTGGCCGCGGCACGCCGGATGCGGGAAGGAATCGACAACGTCACCAACCAGGAGTGGGCCACTTGGGAACCGATGGGCTTCATCGGCCAAGACCTCGTGGGCAAAACGATTGGGATCGTCGGGATGGGGCGGATTGGGGCTGCGGTCGCGCGGCGACTGCACTTTGGGTGGGGCATGTCGGTGCTGTACACATCGCGCAGCGACAAGCCGGAAATCGACGACCAAATGAACGCACGGCGTGTTGAGCTTTCCACGCTGTTGACCGAAAGCGACTTCGTCTCCGTTCACACCGATCTGAACCCTCAAACCGAGAAGATGTTCGGCGACGCAGCGTTCGCTCAAATGAAGCCGACAAGCGTGCTGGTCAACACGGCTCGCGGAGGGATCATCGATCAGGAAGCGTTGCACCAGGCGCTGCAATCGGGAACGATCTTCGCCGCGGGGTTGGATGTAACCGAACCGGAACCGTTGGCAGCGGACAGCCCGTTGCGCGGACTCAGCAATTGCGTGATCCTGCCGCACGTGGGCAGTGGCACCGTCGCCAGTCGCGATGCGATGGCAACGATCGCGGCAGACAATCTACTGGCGGGTCTGCAAGGAAACCCCTTGCCGCATCAGGTGGAATGATTCGTGCGGGCTGCGGCGGATCCCCGCCGTGATCTCGATAACACCGACTCATGAATTCCCGCTGCGCGAGCGAAGCTTTTTGCAAGCGTCGCGAGACTGCTTCGCTCGCGCTTCGGGTTCATGATCTCTTGCAACGGCCGGTGCTACGGCTGAGGTCGCAGGCTAACGCGGGCGTTGCCGCGGACGAATTCAACCGCGGTTTCCAAAACCATATCGGTCTTGGCAGGTTGCTGTGGGGCGCCGGCTTGGTTGACCACCGGACGCATTGCCACCGCTTGTTCTTCGACAGGGATGTGAGGCGTTACGCCACTTCCGCTGATCGGCCGACCGTTGGGCGAATAGAACTTGGCGGTGGTCAGGCACAGTCCGGCGTGAGCACTCTTCATTCGGAAGATCCCCTGCACGGTTCCCTTGCCATACGTTCGCTTGCCGATGATCGTGCCACGGCCGTGATCGAAGATCGCCGCCGCAAAGATCTCGCTGGCACTCGCACTATCTTCGTCGACCAAAACCACCAACGGCACACTCCAGGTGCCCGATCGGTGGGCGACGTAATCGAAGTTTTCGTTGCTGTTGCGGCCACGCGTTTGCACGATCCGACCATCGCTGAGGAAGCGATCGGCCAGGTCGACGCCGGCGGTCAACAGTCCGCCCGGATTGCCACGCAGATCCAAGATCAGCGTCTGCATCCCTTCACGATGCAGTTGCCACAAGGCTTGATCGATGTCGCGAAGCGTCGTCTTTTGGAAGCTTGTCAAACGCAGGTATCCGATGCCGTCCGTCCTGTCTTGGATGTGGACATTCTCCACACTGGGAACTTCCACGCGACGGCGTTGGACTTTCATGGAGCGTTGGGGTTGGCCCAAACTTTCGACGACCACATTGACATAGCTGCCTTCGCTGCCACGCAACAAATCGGCGGCGTAATCTGGGGTGACCTTGTTGGTCCAGTTGTCTTCGACGGCCACGATCGCGTCGCCCGCTTTCAGGCCCGCTTGTTCGGCCGGACCGCCCCCGATCACGCTGACGATTCGCAAGCGATCGCTTTCAGCCTTCAACTCCACACCCAAACCGACAAAGTTGCCTTCGATGTTCGCGAAGGTTTCGTCCAGTTGGTTGCCGGTCAAGAACCGCGAGTAGGTGTCGAGCGTGGCGACGGCACCGCAAACGTATTCCCAGACGGTGGCGGTCGGCGACAGGCCTAGATGCTGCTTGGCAACGCCGGCGACAAACGAGGCGTTCGCTCGCAAATCGAATCGGGTCCCTTGAGGGCGATCTTGAACGTAAAACCGGACCGATTGGCGGAAGGCTTCGATCTTGTCGGCGGGAACATTCGCCAGATGCCGCTCAACGAACGACGGTTCGATCAAGGCGACTTCCAGTGAAGCGGTCCCGTGACGCATGACTTCGGTCCAGGCCGGAGCGTCGACATAATTACGTTCGAGATTCTTGAGGATCTCGTCGTACATGTCCAACACCTGCGGCGAGCTCATCGTGTCGACCGAACGCAAGAAGCTGGTGTCTTGGTAGCGCCGACGCACGTCAAAGTGCATCCGGCTGATCGTCAAACGATCTTTAAATGCTTGTTGGTCGGGATACTGTCGGCATGCCGCTTCGTAGTGCCGGATCGCTTCAGGCCATTTGCCTGCGCGTTCCAACGCGATGCCTGCTTCATATTGAGCCGAAATCGGATCGACAGCAGCCGGACTCGACGTCGGCTGCGCCAATGCAATCGATGGACCAGCCATCAAGCAAGCCAGTAGAGCGAGGGAGGGTCGCCAGCCCGTGTGTTCTCGTAACATTAAAGAATCCATCGGAGCGCGGGAGGCAGCGGTGGGGAAGGGCACCACTGGTGGCCGCTGGAACTGGCATGCAGCTAGCAACCACGAGAATATAGGTCACGCTTAGTGCCCGGTCAAAAAAAGTGGATCAGTTTTTGGAAGAGTTAACCGTCGCAATCCGCACCAGCTGAATTTGGTGCTCCGTCTGCAACAGTTGCACGGCTCAGGCAATTCCCGCTCGAGGGCGTTTCGGAATCGATCCTGGCCAAACTGATCCCCTTCTTTCACACGCATCCCGCGAGAAAGAGGGCCGCCGACTCCGTTGGAGCGAGCGACCATTGGGCGTCGATCTATTTGTAGGAATCCGCCCACAAAGGGTCAAGCAAATTGACGGTCCCCGGCGGCTATCGATGTTGAATTTCTTAAATCAAACCGGGCAGAATCGTTAAATCCGGCAAACTTTCTTGCTTCGCCCGCGATTGAGCCCCGGATTTCCACGCCAACGCCCCGGCGGCCCGTCGCAAAGGGCCGCGCATCGCCCCCCCAACTGCAGCGAATCTCGCCAAGAACCGAGTATTTCCATTTGATAGCGTCCGATTTTGAGGGGGATAAACGGCAACTTGAGCTTTGAATCGCTGATTGCCACGGGTCGGTAACGCCGATATCGCCTATTGGAGTTCTGCGCGTCGATCGCTGCCCGAGCTGCGTTGGCCTGTCAAATTCAAGAGGGATCCCCGTGTTATATCGCTTTGCTTTGGTTCTGCTGACGCTAGTAATGGCGTGCACTGAACTGTCGATCTGCCGTGCGATCGAGACCATCCCAAACAACCTATCGATCCGGCTGCAACCGGTTGCCGGCCGCGATTACCCACCGGTGATCACCGCCCTGGCGATCAGCCCCGATGGTGAATTACTGGCTGCCGCGGGAGACGACCATGCGGTCCGTCTGCTGTCGGGCAAAGACTTCTCTGAACAACGCATCATTGGCCAACACAGCGATTGGGTCCGCTCGCTCGACTTTGCCCCCGACGGCTCGATGTTGCTGTCGGCTGGCAACGATGGCCGGATCCAAGTTTGGCAACGAAGCCGCAAATGGGAAAACCCGACCGATATCGCCGGTGGCCCGGCGCTGGCCTGCGTCCGCTTCAATGACAGCGGCAAACGAATCGCGGCGGTCGGCTTCGACTCAGAAATTTTTCTGATGCAATCCAATCCGATCCCAAAATCCAAGCTGAGCTGCGATTGCCGCGATCTACGCACGGCGTTGTTCACCGAGGTGAACGACATCCTGGCCGTTGGCGGTCGCAGTGGTGAATTGCATTTCATCCATCCGGACACCGGAGAGAATTTGGGTGCCGTCTCGCTGCACCTGGGCCGCTTGCGTGACAGCACCTTGGTCCGTGGCGCCAACATGATCGTGTCGGTCGGCGAAGATGGCCGTTGTGCGATCGTCGACACAGTGCAAATGAAGATGCTTCGCGAAGTCACGATCCCCGGTTGCAAGCTGTTGTCAGTCGCTGCGATCGATTCGCAGCATGTGGCTGTCGGCGGCTCGGACAACCTGATTCGCGTTCTGAACGTCAACACGGGCGAAATCACCAAGAAGCTGACCGGTCATCAAGGCACGGTCGCCGTGCTCAAGGCAAACGTCGAGCACTTGATTTCGGGCAGCTACGACACGTCGATCCGATTCTGGCGACTGTCACAGATCCAACAACACGAAACGGTCGCTGGTATTCCGGGCGTGGAAGCGGCAGACACAATTTCGACACAGGCAACGGAGCGATAATGGTGTTTCAACGAGCACTCAACAAATTCCTGCGATCCAAGACTCCCTCCGCTGCCGCGATTCGCCGACTCCGCACGGTCGAGCGACTCGAAGCGCGTTGCGTGATGGATGCGGCGCTGCCGATCCATGTCGGGTTGGTGTACATCGAAACCGATTACCTGGAAACCAGCTTCGGCCACGATACGATCGACGAAGGGGATGACTCGCGCCCCGATCAGTTTCAATTGTCGTTTGTCGGTGGCGCCGATGGAACGTCGCTTTCGAAGTTGTCGATCAATCTCGATAAAGACAACGACGGCTTTACCGTTGGCGACGCCATCTTCGACACCAAGGCTGGGGGGCGAGGCACCGCGGGTTACCACGACTTCAAAGTGGTTAGCCTCCTTTCGTCGAATCCCGCCGCGTCGGTCACAGCGACCGTTTCCGATGGTGGCATGCTGTTGGAATTGGAGTTCAATAACTTTCAAGCCGGCGACAAACTGATCTTCAGTCTGGACGTCGATGAGATCTTGAAGGTTAGCGATGATGTCGAATTCTTCAACAGTCGTTTGGACGTGATCAAATCGGGTCAGGAATTCCACGATTCGATCCTCACGGCGACCTTTGAAGCGCCACATTACTTTGACATCACCGTTTCGAACATCTTCGAGAATAAGTACGGCGACCCCAAATCGCTGTACGGGATCGATCTTCCTCCCGACGCGGGGAACGATGTCCTCAGCCACGCCGACCGAACCGCTGCGGCACTGGTGACACTGCAACAAGCGCCCAAGCCGATCTCGATCGCCGGTACCGTCTACTTGGACAACGATCTCAATCTGGTTCAAAGCGGATCGGAAAAAGGGATCGCTGACGTCTCCTTGCACCTGTACCTGTTGAACGAAACGTCGGGACAATTTGAGTCCACCGGACATTCGACGAAAACCGACGCCAATGGTGACTACCGCTTTGGAACCGAACTGGGTTTGCTGCCCGGAACCTATCGCATCGAAGAGACGCAGCCGACCGGATTGTTCAGCGTCGGTGCGGTTCCTGGAACGATCGACGGCAGCGTGATCGGCACGGTTTTGAACGACGATGTGCTGACCGGTATCGAAATTCCGTTGGGCGATCTGCACGCGGTCGATTATGACTTTGCGGAAGCGGACCCGGCGAAAATCAGCGGCTTCGTCTACCGCGACGACGACGACGATGGCATCAAGGATGTTGGCGAAGTCGGCCTGGGGGGCGTAACGATCCGCCTGATTCCCGTCGACACGATCGCCCCCGAAGAGATCGTCGAAACCACGACGGCCGCCGACGGTTCCTACAGTTTCACCAACCTGGCCCCAGGCCGTTACCGAGTCGTCGAAACCGTGATGCCTCACGATCTGTCGGACGGTTTGGATACCGCCGGTACCGTCGACGGGATCTTGGTTGGTGCTGCGGTCAACCCCGGCGATGAGATCAACGACATCGATTTGCAAGGCGGTTCGGTCGGTATCGATTACAACTTCGGCGAACTGCCGCTGGGCTCGTTGGCTGGAGCTGTCTATCTGGTCGCTCCCGGCGAAGATTGTTTTGGCCCACACGACGAGAGTAACGACATCCCGCTCGAGGATGTCCGGATCGTTTTGGAAGACTCCGCAGGCAACTTCATCGCCGAGACGCGCACCAATTCGCTCGGCGAATATGAATTCGATCGCCTGGTCAAAGGCAACTACCGGATCATCGAATACACCCCCGTCGGACTGCTCGAAGGAGCGGCACATGTTGGCGTGATCGACGGCCAAATGGTCGGCAGTGTCGATGGTGGCAGCCGAATCACGACGATCACCTTGGCAGCCGGCGGCGTGGGAACGGAATACGATTTCTGCGAAGCCGCACCGGCGAGTATTTCGGGCTACGTTTACCACGATCAATCCAACGACGGCATCCGCGATGCCACGGAGACTCCGATTCCGGGAGCCCGTGTCGATCTGATCGATTCCACCGGAGTGGTCGTTGCATCGCGACAAACCGACGCCAACGGATTCTATAAATTCGACAATCTGTTGCCGGGCAACTACACCCTTCGTGAAACCACGCCTGCCGGATACCTCGACGGCCTCGATACCGCCGGCATCATTGCCGGCGCGACCGTGGGCCGCGCCGACAACCCGGGCGATCGGATTGTCGAGATCACGCTGAAACAAGGACTTGCCGGCGTCGAATACAACTTCGGCGAACTCAAGCCCGCGCAAATCTCCGGTCGCGTCCATGTCGACACCGACGGCGATTGCGAGATCGATCCCGACGAATTGATGCTCAGCGGAGTTGTCGTGGAACTGTACGACGCGGCGGGCAATTTCCTGCAGCGGACGACAACCAACGACGCGGGTGTCTACCAGTTCACCAACCTGATGCCTGGGAACTATACCGTCGTCGAAATTCAACCTGTGGGTTATTACGACGGCGACCAGCACGCCGGAACCACCGGCGGCAACGATTCGGTCATCAACCGGATCTCACAGATTCCGCTCAGCTCTGGCGACAATTCCCAGTTCAACGACTTCTGCGAATTGCCTCCCGGAACGATCTCCGGATACGTTCACGTCGACACCGATGGCGATTGCGTCC from Rosistilla carotiformis includes the following:
- a CDS encoding S41 family peptidase; the encoded protein is MLREHTGWRPSLALLACLMAGPSIALAQPTSSPAAVDPISAQYEAGIALERAGKWPEAIRHYEAACRQYPDQQAFKDRLTISRMHFDVRRRYQDTSFLRSVDTMSSPQVLDMYDEILKNLERNYVDAPAWTEVMRHGTASLEVALIEPSFVERHLANVPADKIEAFRQSVRFYVQDRPQGTRFDLRANASFVAGVAKQHLGLSPTATVWEYVCGAVATLDTYSRFLTGNQLDETFANIEGNFVGLGVELKAESDRLRIVSVIGGGPAEQAGLKAGDAIVAVEDNWTNKVTPDYAADLLRGSEGSYVNVVVESLGQPQRSMKVQRRRVEVPSVENVHIQDRTDGIGYLRLTSFQKTTLRDIDQALWQLHREGMQTLILDLRGNPGGLLTAGVDLADRFLSDGRIVQTRGRNSNENFDYVAHRSGTWSVPLVVLVDEDSASASEIFAAAIFDHGRGTIIGKRTYGKGTVQGIFRMKSAHAGLCLTTAKFYSPNGRPISGSGVTPHIPVEEQAVAMRPVVNQAGAPQQPAKTDMVLETAVEFVRGNARVSLRPQP
- a CDS encoding 2-hydroxyacid dehydrogenase → MKVFITRQIPAAGLDRISSVCDCDVWPERMPPSRDQLQQRAAGCDGVLTLLSDRIDAEFFDAVGPQLKVVSNFAVGYNNIDVAEATRRGIAVGNTPGVLTEATADIAVGLLLAAARRMREGIDNVTNQEWATWEPMGFIGQDLVGKTIGIVGMGRIGAAVARRLHFGWGMSVLYTSRSDKPEIDDQMNARRVELSTLLTESDFVSVHTDLNPQTEKMFGDAAFAQMKPTSVLVNTARGGIIDQEALHQALQSGTIFAAGLDVTEPEPLAADSPLRGLSNCVILPHVGSGTVASRDAMATIAADNLLAGLQGNPLPHQVE
- a CDS encoding WD40 repeat domain-containing protein; protein product: MLYRFALVLLTLVMACTELSICRAIETIPNNLSIRLQPVAGRDYPPVITALAISPDGELLAAAGDDHAVRLLSGKDFSEQRIIGQHSDWVRSLDFAPDGSMLLSAGNDGRIQVWQRSRKWENPTDIAGGPALACVRFNDSGKRIAAVGFDSEIFLMQSNPIPKSKLSCDCRDLRTALFTEVNDILAVGGRSGELHFIHPDTGENLGAVSLHLGRLRDSTLVRGANMIVSVGEDGRCAIVDTVQMKMLREVTIPGCKLLSVAAIDSQHVAVGGSDNLIRVLNVNTGEITKKLTGHQGTVAVLKANVEHLISGSYDTSIRFWRLSQIQQHETVAGIPGVEAADTISTQATER